From Amyelois transitella isolate CPQ chromosome 4, ilAmyTran1.1, whole genome shotgun sequence, one genomic window encodes:
- the LOC132903948 gene encoding uncharacterized protein LOC132903948, translated as MASKKTIIPQEGTDSQGVGESLPTPSGVGCPTVSGGGTYRQRDASPSQLSTRSTSRGSLILAPTSDEDNDSLPEVIMTEDNKNDGGSVPRKRKALEGSALRSRGPKINTATRGRHAGRRTQTSPPKPASSIVDEQLDVVRTSVGNVLEEAGKSGNLKGTVWRSMKDACQHILDAADKIEMHQEESAAVRILTADNRRMREQLAQLEQETRALRKAYAEKSTGPSTSGPVTMAEIKDVLKEFEVSIERNLFLKIGEMVTTRLNEAEKRGILAPEPILRPPLAADRKKQKAEDLDGREGNTGSTLMPPARPGPVPQTRAKAKAKTKARPREPTPGPSRIPPTEASPNPGGTEVWTTVARKKKGKRKGKGKPTQAPKAAAKPPPRKAFTPPKSAAVVVTLKPESDMDYKSIMAKVTTIKLPSIGVDHVSVRRSATGARIIEVPGADSGAAADALAEKVRELIGNEAEISRPYKTAQVKVSGFDEAVTLEALREAAAAAGKCPPGQIKVGAIRMAPDQTGAAILTCPVAAANSLIELGRLLVGWSAAKVKGLEALPMRCFRCMGMGHTRALCPSPVDRSSMCHRCGKTGHTTGECQVKEPWCAVCHAAKLPPGHVMGGKACNPPRIRGKSALATTEASEGRAMEH; from the coding sequence ATGGCGTCTAAGAAAACGATCATACCCCAGGAGGGTACCGACTCCCAAGGAGTCGGAGAATCCCTCCCCACGCCTTCGGGCGTGGGCTGCCCCACCGTATCTGGGGGGGGCACTTACCGCCAGAGGGACGCAAGTCCCTCCCAACTGTCGACACGGTCGACAAGCCGAGGGTCACTGATCCTCGCACCGACATCCGACGAGGACAACGATAGCCTTCCGGAGGTCATCATGACGGAGGATAACAAGAACGACGGGGGCAGTGTTCCCCGTAAACGGAAGGCACTGGAGGGGTCTGCACTAAGATCGCGAGGCCCCAAAATTAACACAGCTACGAGGGGCCGTCACGCTGGTCGGCGCACACAGACATCGCCACCCAAGCCCGCCAGCAGCATCGTTGACGAACAACTTGACGTTGTACGGACGTCTGTTGGAAATGTACTGGAGGAAGCCGGTAAATCCGGCAACCTCAAAGGCACAGTGTGGCGATCCATGAAGGATGCCTGTCAGCACATCTTAGATGCAGctgataaaatagaaatgcaCCAGGAGGAGTCGGCAGCAGTCAGAATTCTGACTGCTGACAACAGAAGGATGCGGGAGCAATTGGCGCAGCTGGAGCAGGAGACGAGGGCTCTTCGGAAGGCCTATGCCGAAAAATCTACCGGGCCGTCCACCTCAGGACCAGTCACAATGGCGGAAATCAAGGACGTCCTCAAAGAGTTTGAGGTGTCCATTGAGAGGAACCTGTTCCTCAAAATAGGAGAAATGGTGACGACCCGGTTGAATGAAGCCGAAAAGAGGGGCATACTCGCCCCAGAACCAATTCTGCGCCCGCCACTGGCGGCTgacagaaaaaaacaaaaagctgAAGATCTAGACGGCAGGGAGGGCAACACAGGGTCAACCCTCATGCCACCTGCAAGACCCGGACCGGTGCCGCAAACCAGGGCCAAGGCCAAGGCCAAAACCAAAGCTCGGCCACGTGAGCCAACGCCAGGCCCCTCCCGAATACCTCCCACTGAGGCGTCCCCGAACCCTGGAGGCACGGAGGTGTGGACAACGGTAGCCAGAAAGAAAAAAGGGAAAAGAAAAGGGAAGGGGAAACCAACCCAAGCCCCCAAAGCGGCAGCAAAACCGCCACCAAGGAAGGCGTTCACCCCACCGAAGTCAGCAGCGGTGGTGGTGACCCTGAAGCCGGAGTCCGATATGGACTATAAATCGATAATGGCCAAGGTCACCACCATCAAACTACCGTCCATTGGGGTGGACCATGTTTCGGTGCGCAGGAGTGCTACGGGGGCTCGGATAATAGAGGTTCCTGGAGCAGACAGCGGGGCCGCAGCGGACGCTCTTGCTGAGAAGGTCCGGGAATTGATAGGCAACGAAGCGGAGATATCTCGGCCGTATAAAACGGCACAAGTCAAGGTCTCCGGCTTCGATGAGGCAGTGACTCTGGAGGCCCTCAGAGAAGCTGCAGCTGCAGCTGGGAAATGCCCACCGGGGCAAATTAAGGTTGGCGCTATCCGTATGGCGCCAGACCAGACTGGGGCAGCCATTTTAACCTGCCCTGTGGCGGCTGCCAACTCTCTCATAGAGCTCGGACGCCTCCTGGTCGGATGGTCGGCCGCCAAAGTCAAAGGGCTTGAAGCCCTGCCCATGCGATGCTTCCGCTGCATGGGCATGGGCCACACTAGGGCCCTCTGTCCATCCCCGGTGGACAGATCATCGATGTGCCACCGCTGCGGCAAAACGGGCCACACCACTGGTGAATGCCAGGTCAAAGAGCCATGGTGTGCAGTGTGCCATGCCGCTAAACTGCCGCCAGGACATGTCATGGGGGGGAAAGCCTGCAACCCCCCTCGCATAAGAGGCAAATCGGCCCTGGCAACGACCGAGGCCTCGGAGGGCCGCGCCATGGAGCACTGA